The Cylindrospermum stagnale PCC 7417 genome segment ATCGAGTCGGGTGAGGTGAAAATGGAAAGAGAAAGCTGCAATGTGCTTGACCTGATTGGGTCAGTAGTGAATATCTTGCAGCCCCTCGCCGACAAAGCAAAGGTGACTCTAGCCATGAACAGTCTATCCATCCAGCTATGGGCTGACCCTGATCGCATTGTCCAAACTCTGACCAACCTGCTAAGTAATGCGATTAAATTTTCGGCGTCTGGGTCTACAGTTTGGCTGACGGCGCAAAGGCAAGAAGATGAAATTCTGTTAATGGTCAAAGACACCGGACGTGGCATACCGGCTGAGAAACTCGATAGTATTTTTGAACGGTTTCAACAGGTTGATTCCTCTGATTCACGTAACCATGAGGGTACTGGTTTGGGCTTGGCAATTTCCAAGAGCATTGTCCAGCAACATGGTGGACGTATTTGGGTGGAGAGTGTTTTGGGTGAGGGTAGTAGTTTTTACTTCACAATCCCGATTATCGAGCCGCCCCAAAGCGCTGAATTAGAAACCGCCCAGATTCAGGTATCAGAACTGGTGACTCAAGACTCTCCTCTAGTGTTAGTCTGCGATGATGATTCTCTGATCCGTACCGATTTGCGAACTCTGCTGGAACAACGGGGATATCGGGTGGTTGCAGTTGCTACAGGTGAGGAAGCGATCGCTCAAGCAGTGTCCCAAAATCCAGACGTAATTTTGCTAGATTTGCTGATGCCGGGGATGAATGGTTGGGAAACAATGGCAGTATTAAAGGAACGGGAAGATACGAAAGATATCCCGATTTTGATTTGTAGTGTCTACAAACCTTGCCAAAGTAATCAACCCGGTGCAGACTTTGTCGATTGGTTGAGTAAGCCAGTTGAAGAAAGCTATCTGTTGCAATCCCTCAGACAATTGATCAGTGAACCCTCAAAGCGAGTCCGGATTCTGATTGTTGAGGACGATAACGATTTAGCAGACTTGCTGATCACTATATTTGAGCGACATGAGATTGAAACTTTCCTCGCTAAAACCGGACGGGAGGCGATCCGTCTCAGCCAAAGAGTTAATCCTGATGTTCTGATTCTCGATTTAATTCTACCGGAGAGTGATGGGTTTACAGTAGTAGACTGGCTACAGCAGCACAATCAGCTTTGTAGTATCCCAGTATTCGTTTACTCAGCCAAGGATCTAGACGCGTCGGAACGCCAGCGACTCAAATTAGGACATACAGAATTTTTGACCAAAGGGCGAGTCACAATTCAAGAATTTGAACAACGGGTGATGGATTTGCTGGGACGATTAACACACAACCAACAAGCGGAGGGCGATAATGGCAGCAAAACGAATTCTAGTGGTTGATAACGAGCAGTATATTCAAGAAGTTGCCAAGATTTGCTTAGAAACCGTTGCAGGTTGGGACGTACTGACGGCGAGTTCTGGAAAAGAGGGGATAATTCAAGCTGAGGCTTACCAACCAGATGCAATTTTGCTGGATGTGATGATGCCAGATATGGACGGCATTACCACTTTTGAGAAACTACAAGCAAATGCGGCAACACAAGAGATTCCGGTGATTTTGTTAACTGCTAAAATCCAGGCTTCTGACCGTCGCCGCTATGCTCAAATGGGGATAAAAACTGCGATCGCTAAACCATTCAATCCGTTAGAGTTAGCAGGTCAAGTGGCTGAAGCTTTAGGCTGGAGTTTAGATTAATATCAAGTCAATTATGAAAGAAACTATCAAATTTCCCAAAAATCAAATCACCACAGCCAACTGGCGTCTAACACCTGGTTATTTACACTCAGGCTTTGTGGATTTTGAATCAGCACATATTTTGTTAGGTCGTTTCCTAGAAGATAGAACCTCAGAAAACCCGCTGTCTGAGAAAGAGCTATTTGATCAGGACGGGATTTTTGAATGGGGAAACGCCAAGCCATTAGAAAAGGTGATTAATGGACGGGAAGATTTGGAGTTTTTGCTGAAACATCCCACTTTGTTTCGCCAATCTATAACTATCATCGAACCGTGGGAACACGTGGGAGTTAACCAAAACGGCGAAGAGGTTAGAGCCTCCAAAAATATTGCCTACATTGCTCAGAAAGTCGCCGATATGGATTCAATACTTTTACCTGTTTGGTCGAGTGGAATTATCGACCTTGAGGTAGTCGTGCCGGCAATTACTTCAGGTTATGCTGTGGTAGTAGAAGGCGGTAACCCGTCGGTGTACGATGCATCTACTTGGACAAGTCCCAAGTGTCCGCGAGCTGATATGTTTGCCCTTGTAGAAAAATTACTGATCTCGCGATCGCCTACTAGCGCACCCGTAATCTTTATTTGTGTGGGACACCAGCTAGCTGCTGAAGGTCATATACGACTCATCCGCCAAGCAGTCCAACAAGTCCTCTCATTAACATCATTAGAACGCGACAAGGACGGGAGAGCGATCAAATCGCTGCAAGCGGTTGCTTCCCGCATCGCAACTATGGGCAAGACAATGCAAATCAAAAAGCGCGATGGGCGCACTGTCGCTACTGGCTGGGATGATGACCATTTTGCTGTGACCCGCAACGAAGCAAAGGAAGTAGGTAAGCGCGTTCTGTTACCATATCAATCTCCCAATGGCGAAGCTAATGGTATTCCTTGGGAAATTATCCATGCTCATGATGTAACAGCCGATACACATGAAGGTGTAATTGACACAACTATTCAATACGAACACGAAGTATCGATTTCAATGTTCCATTCGGATGAAGTCAATGAAGAAGCCATCTTGTTTGCTAATTGGGCTTACCGAATGATACATGATGCCATTGTTCCTTACCGACATATCATAGCTGGTAGTTGTTTATCATGGTTGATACAATTACCCGACGCCATGGAAATACTTTGTTCAACTGCTGGAGAAAATGGTGAAATAGTTACGGAATGTTCGGCTACATGCATTAACTACAAAGACTTTGAAACCAAAAAAATTCGACGCTCTTTTACTTGTCAATTCCATCCAGAATTGCTGTCTGATTTGTGCGCGATTGGTAACAGTGAAGCTCCATCATATTATACATTAAAGAATGATGATGGTGTACGTTTATTTGTACGACTGCTGTATGCGGGAATGCAAGAGTAGGGTTGGCAAAAGTTCTCTATTTATCAAAGCGAAAAACCCCGAAATTAAAACCTAAAAACCCAAAAAGTTTTTAGGTTTTAATATCTTTCCCCCCTCCCCGCAAGCAGGGAGGGGTGTTAGGATGTGTGGCTATATGATAAATATTAAACCGAACATAAGTAATGATCCGAAATTGATATAACTCAGGCTTACCAGGGGCTGCCAATTATACTAAAGGCTGCCCAGTAAAAAGGGTGTTTGAGACTGCCTTGGATGTTGGTCTGCAAATACCCAGCCTGTTCGGGTGTGAGTGGGATGCTACCTTGAGAGCCAATAAACTGATTGCCTTCTAATCGCACTTTGCCCTGAAGCATGGCTAATTGCGCTTGTTGCAATGCTTCTGCTTTAATTCTGGCAGTACTCAAATTGCTATAAAACTCAGTCATCAAACCCAAAGTTCCAGGATCTGACACATACCATAAACTCGCCATTGCTGACTTGACACCACTTTTAACAGCTAACCCCGCAAAACCTAACTCTGCGTCTTCATCACCTACTGCTGATTTACAAGCACTGAGCACCAACAATTCCACTTGTGGGTTATTCCACCCCATCTGACTGATTTGATTGAACTGTAGCTTGCTGTCATACAACTGGATATAAGATTTATTTTTACCTCCGCTCTGTTTATTGGGAAAGTCTGCGTGGGTTGCCAAGTGAATGATCTGATATGGTGTGGCAGCACGTTGGGCCTTGAGATTGGCCAGAGTGAAGTTTTGGTCAAGGAAGTATTTACCCCGCTTCAGTTTCTGGACGATGGTAGGAATCTCTAGTGGTACAGCGTGTAACTCTGTTTGTTGTTGTTCTGGGGTAAATTTCTCGGCTCCCATTGCCAAAACTGGAGCGCCTTTTATATCCTGATATGTGGTGTTGGTAAGGCTAAAACTTGGTACTAGCGCCAGACTGTACTTTTCAATCAGAAATTGCTTACCATCGTGGAGAGCGGCGACGGGAAGCGATCGCAATCCTTCATCCATCACAAACATCAGATTATTAATGCCTTGCTGTTGTAACTCTGCTTCTCTTGGTGCAATCAGCAATTGATAAAGTTGCTGGGCGCTGGCTAAATAGGTGGTAGTACCAGCTTTATTAGGATCGGAAATTTCCCGTCTAAATTCTCGCAACGTAGCCAGAACCTTCCCTCTCGTTGCACCCGTTACTGACTTGTAGCTAGGTAGAGCATTTCCTGTAACAATCCCCAAACGCAATACATCGCTATCTTGGACTACGTTGATTGAATTTCCAGAATTCGGTATATATTTTTCCGGAGCAAAGTTTACATAGACAATTGCTGTTTTGACACCTGTAGCTGCTTGGTTTTTTTGAAGGATGGCCTGTGAGTCCTCTGTTTTAATCGAAGTTTCTTGCGTGGATAACCCCAGAAATACAGTAAATTGTTGGGTGTTATTCTCCTCTGATTCGTTAATAGCTTCGCTGTCAGCTATCACTGATGAAGTGTTATTAGTGGGTAACGATGGCAAGTCAACAACTGTAGTTTCTGCCTCTGTTGTTTCTTCTTGATTTGGAGTATTTGTGATTGGCAGCAATGTGACTGCTTGTCGAACTTGGGAATATATTTGAATATCGCCTTGCGTGAAATTACCAACAATTGACTGGGTGGGTAAAATGCTGTTTGTCAAACCAGTGCTAATGACTCCAGCAGTACCATTGGTTGTGGCGTCGCCCACTATAAAGATATCACCGCCATGATTGATTGTGATCTCACCGCTACCCAATGCCCCAAATGTAGAGATGCTGGCATTGAAACCATTACTATCGGTGAAGGTGTCTGTAGCTTGAAAGTAGCGTTTTGTGAAAATATCTACATTTCCACCGATGCCGCTGGTGCCACCTTGGGTATTGATAAATTTGACTACAATATCATTGTCTGGATCTAGTTTGACTGCGCCACCATTACCAGTGAGAGAACTGGTGTTGATGATGCCAGTATTAATGCGATCGCGTGCCATAACAGTAACTGCACCACCATTTCCAGACGCAGTATCAGAATTGATGTTTCCAGTGTCGATTGCGCCTGTAGTGCTGGTGAGGGCAATTTCCCCAGCATCGCCGGCATTGGTGCGCGAAGAAATATCGCCTGTAATCACGTCGCCATCAGCATTCAGGGTAGTATTGCCACCATCACCATCGTCATCAACATTAGAGTTTAAATCGCCAGTGGCGATCGCACCATTTTCGCTAATAACTGTAATATCTCCAGCTTCTGTAGTGATGTTGCTAGTAGTCACATTTTCATTTGCTAAAAATGCAATTGAGCCATTACCAGTCGCTGTAATATTACCGCCAACATCAATGGTATTACCAGTTAATTGCAGATTGTTGTCACCCGCTGCTAAAGTATCTGCAAATGCGATCGCTCCCGAATCGGCGTTAACTTCTTTTGCACCACTGCCAGTAAAGATCACAGGACTGTTAATCTGGATATCACCATTAGCGATCGCCATATCGCCGGGGATAGTAGTGCTGGCAGCGCTAGTGATGTTGAGGCTACTTAAAGGAGTTGTGCTCCCGATATTACCGCCAAAAATAATATTTCCAGTACCAGCAGCGAGAGATAAATTACCAGCCCCATCAATAGCATTCTCGAAGCTAATGTTGCTATTACCCGTGTTAAAAATTACATCTGCACCTGTACCCAGGAAGACTTTTTTGGTGAAAGTGAGGGGTTGATTGTTAGTGGTAATCCCAGCGTTGAAAGTGGTTACATCCGTATCAAAAGTAAAAGCGGCATTGTCACTGCCTGTAATTGACCCATTAAAATTAATACTACCAAAGGGAGATTGAAAATTTACAGGGTCGCTGAAAGTATAATTGTCGATATTAACCGCGCCACTGCCATCCAGGCTACCGATACTAATGGAACTGAAGCCATCATTCAAAGTAGCTAAGTCAATTTTGGTCAAGTTTAAAGTGTCTACACCCCCATCACTCTCACCGCCAACAGTAATATTTTGGCTGGGTGTAAATGGCTGAAGTACTAGATTTCCACTACCTGTTACCGAGTTAGCTGATGCGGTTAAATCTATTTCATCAGCAGTCAAAGTCAAATTATTACCACCTGCTGTTAAACCAGAATTTAGAACAATCTTGGCAGTTCCAGCATTGAAGATGGAATTGCCAGTCAAGTTGACAGGACTATTAAAGGTGAGATTGCCTGTGGTATTGATGTTACTAGCAACATTGGCGTTGACGGCGTTGCTGGTAAAGCTACTCAACGCAGTTGTTTCACCCACCGCAGCATTTAAATTGACGTTGCCTGTAGTTGCATTCAGAGTCAAATCACCGTTTCCATCAACTGTATTGTTGAAGTTGACATCGCCATCACTAGAATCAAAGACTTTCGCATCACTACCAGTCAGGATAACAGGACTATTAAATTGAAGATTGCCTGTGGTATTAATGTTACTAGCAACATTGGCGTTGACGGCGTCGCTGGTAAAGCTACTCAACGCAGTTGTTTCACCCACCGCAGCATTTAAGTTGACGTTGCCTGTAGTTGCATTGAGAGTTAAATCACTGTTGCCATCAACTGTATTATTGAAGTTGATATCGCCGTCACTAGAGTTGAAGGTTTTCGCATCACTACCAGTTAGCTCGACAGGACTATTAAATTGAAGATTGCCCGTTGTGCTGATATTACTCGCCACATTGGTGTTAGTGGCGTTGCTGGTGAAGCTACTCAACGCAGTTGTTCCACCCACTACAGCATTTAAGTTGACATTTCCACTGGCGTTGAGAGTTAAATCACTGTTTCCATCTACTGCGCCATTAAAAGTAATGTCATTGCTAGTCAGTGTAAAGTTGTTCAGCAAGCTGATGGAATCACTGAAATTGATGCCGTCGTCTCCATTGGCTGTCAGGATACCAGAAATTCCAATTGTACCGCCTGCTGCTGTTGTCAAATTACCATTTATTGTTGCTCCTGCCCCATCAAAGATAAGATTAACAGGTTTATTGATATTGACTGTTGGTTCAGTGTAAGTTCCGCTGGCAATATTGATTGTATTTCCGGTGGTAGCTGCATTGACACCTGCTTGAATATTGCCACTCAAAGGAGTCACATATACATTGTTAGGATTGACGCGGACAAAACCAACTGCTGAATTATCAATCGTATGGGTAATTTTATCTTCTATACCGAATAGTTGAGGTAGTGTTGCAGTTGCACCCGTTAAACCATCGAAGGTGACAGCAGTGGCATCGATTTCTTGCCCTGACAGTGCGCCATTAATTAGGGTGATATAGTCGCCTATTTGTCCAGAAAAAGTAGTGTTACCTAGGCTAATTGAGCTACTTGAACCATAAACATCTACGACTAACCCTGTATTACCGCCTGTAATGCTGGAATTATCTTGCAGAATCAAAGATCCAGAACCGTTGTAGATGGTGCCGCCGCCTAATGGTGCTGAGTTGTCAGCAAGGGTGCTATTGCTGACTGTGGCTGTAACAAAATTGGCGATCGCACCGCCGCCTAATCCTGCTGAGTTGCCTTCAATGGTGCTGTCGCTAACTGTGGCTGTGCCTACACTGTTGTAGATGCCACCGCCTAAGTCTGTTGCCGAGTTACCTTCAATGGTGCTGTTGCTGACTCTGACTGTGAGATCGTTGAAGATGCCACCGCCGTGTTGTCCTGCCGAGTTACCTTCAATAGTGCTGTTGCTGACTGTGGCTGTGCCACCGTTGAAGATGCCAGCGCCTAAGTTTGCCGAGTTGCTAGCAATGGTGCTATTGCTGAGGTTTAGGACACTACCACTTCCTACTTGAATGCCTCCACCATAGTTACTGCCAGCATTGCCATCAGTAATCCTCAATGCATCTAAGGTAACGTTAGTGCCATCTCCATAAATGTCGAATACGCGAGTTGTTCCACCACCGCTAACAATAGTATTATTCGTCCCTGCACCCGCCACAGTCACAGATTTATTAATCTCAATTTGCTGTGTCTGAGTGTAAGTTCCGCTGGCAATATTGATCATATTTCCGGTGGTAGCTGCATTGACACCTCTTTGAATATTGCCGCTCAAAGGAGTCACATATACATTGTTAGGATTGACGCGGACAAAACCAACTGCCGAATTATCAATCGTATGGGTAATTTTATCTTCTATACCGAATAGTTGAGGTAATGTTGCAGTTGCACCCGTTAAACCATCGAAGGTGACAGCAGTGGCATCAATTTCTTGCCCTGCCAGTGCGCCATTAATTAGGCTAATATAGTCGCCTGTTTGACCAGAAAAAGTAGTATTACCTAGGGTAATTAGACCACTTGAACCATCTACGACTAACCCTGTATTACTGCCTATAATGCTCGAATTATCCTTAAGACTGAGAGGCCCATTGTTGTTGTAGATGACACTGCCTAAAGATGCCGAGTTGCTAAAAAGGGTGGTATTGCTGACTGTGGCTGTCCCTGAGTTATAGATACTATTGCCGTTGTTTAGTGCCGTATTCTCTGAAAGTTGGCTGTTGCTGACTGTGAAGTTGCCAAAGTTAAAGATACCGCCGCCTAATGTTGCCGAGTTGCCCAAAAGGTTACTGTTGCTGACTGTGAATGCGTCATAGTTGGCAATGCCCCCGCCTAATGGCGCTGAGTTGCCCTCAATGGTGCTATCTCTAACTGTGGCTGTGCCTGAGTTATAGATACCGCCACCGTTGTTTGTTGCCGAGTTATCAGCGATGCCGCTTTCGGTGACTATGGCTGTACCTGAGTTATAGATGCCACCGCCAGATTGTGCGGTGTTGCCAGAAAGCTTGTTGTCGCTGACTGTGGCTGTCCCTGAGTTAAAGATACCGCCACCGTTGTTTGTTGCCGAGTTGTTAGAAAGGATGCTGGCGCTGACTGTGGCTGTCCCTGAGTTGTAGATGCTGCCGCCTTCGGATGTTGCCGAGTTGCCAGAAAGAGTGCTGTCGGCGATTGTGAATGTACCTGAGTTGTAGATGCCACCGCCAGATTGTGCGGTGTTGCCAGTGATATCTGTATTATTCAGGTTTACAGTACCATTTTGTATCCAGATACCCCCACCTTGCAAATTTGCTGTGTTGCCAACGATAGTGCTGTTAATCAACGTGGTGGTTCCACTTTTATTCCATATCCCACCAGCTTCGTTGGTAAGAGAATTATTTCCTGAGATAGTACTGTTGGTAATATTCAGAGTGCCGCCATCATTCCAGATTCCACCAGCAACGCCGCCACCACCGGCTGTATTGTTAGAAATAGTACTGTTGGTAATATTCAGCGTCCCAACACCTTGATTCAGTATGCCGCCAGCACTATTTGCCCTGTTATTAGAAATAGTGCTGTTGATCACATTCAGCGTCCCCGAACCAGTTTTCTGGATACCACCACCGTTTACCAAAGAACCGCTGAAACCATTTGTAATCGTTAAACTATCTAGAGTGACGTTGGTGCCATCTCCAGAAATGTCGAATACGCGAGTTGTTCCACCACCACTAACAATAGTATTATTCGCCCCTGCACCCGTCACAGTCAGGGATTTATTAATTCCAATTTGCTGTGTCTGAGTGTAAGTTGCTGCTGCTAGATTGACATTTGCACTCCTTGCAGCGACATCAATGCCATTTTGAATTAAGCCATTAGCACCAATATTCACCGTATTGGCTGTACCCGAAAGCTGATTATTGGTGATGATGCCAGCATTGAGGGTGATGGAATTAGTATTAAATATAAGAGAGGCATTGTCATTACCTGTAATTGACCCATTAACGTTGAGACTACCAGTAGGAGATTGAATTGTTACTGGGTCGTTGAAGGTGACAGCGTTAACATCAATCACTCCACTGCTATCTGTGCGTCCGATAGTAATGGAATTGAAACCATCGGCTAAGGCTGCTAAGTCAGTGTTGGTCAAGTCTAAAGTGTTGGTGGCATTTGTGTCGTTAATATCGCCAAGTATAATATTTTGACTGGCTGTAAATGGCCGAAGTGTGATGTTGCCAGTACCTGTAACTGAGTTAGGTGTGAACAAGTCTATTTCATTTGCAGTCAAGATTAAATCAGAATTACCTGCTGCTAAACTGGAATTAATCGCGATCGCACCCACTTGAGAACTAAATTCTTTTTGACCAGTGCCTGTAAGGGTTACAGGCTTATTCAAGATGAGATTGCTGATGGTGCTGATGTTGCTAGCTACATTAGTGTTGGTAGCTTCAGTAATATCCAGCTTGTTCAGTGCCGATGTTCCACCCACTGCACCTTGAAAGGTAATATTCCCTGGACCTGCCAGAATTAAATCTTTGGCGCCATCTACTGTGCTGTTGAAGGTAATA includes the following:
- a CDS encoding response regulator, which codes for MAAKRILVVDNEQYIQEVAKICLETVAGWDVLTASSGKEGIIQAEAYQPDAILLDVMMPDMDGITTFEKLQANAATQEIPVILLTAKIQASDRRRYAQMGIKTAIAKPFNPLELAGQVAEALGWSLD
- a CDS encoding CHAT domain-containing protein; the protein is MTYLANKINNLLLLIVKNAIASGGLFAIARSAVPEAIAQILAVSAIISPVQAQSITPAADGTNTTVTPNGNQLDINGGSLSGDGANLFHSFQKFGLDANQTANFLSNPNIQNILGRVVGGDASIINGLIQVTGGNSNLFLMNPAGMIFGPNSQLNVPASFTATTANGIGFGNNLWFNDVGNNNYADLIGTPSAFNFSTSQPGSIINFGNLEVGNGNNLNLLGGSVVSTGKLSAPGGNITVASVPGEKLLRISQPGHLLSLEISPISGGISAPTLPQLLTGGNFTNATSLTVNSNGHLELTGSGIQVNAGDVVAKGLTSQTATLSAANNLTLPESQLNTTGNLNLLAQNTVQIRDSVANSFSATAGGNLHIQGNQNIDILALNHPQTPFVSGGNLSLISDGIVSGDAHFSSGGKFSILKLSGSAGNFVSLYDPIITANSDVEFGDYTGIALKVEATGSIKGGNIKITGADINSSDPELKDGPNLVLRAGLSSVATDNLPQNNVGNPSTDFKKPNNALSPAGSIQVGNINTDNANGDAGSITLTASGDIITGSLLTVAQLNAGAVTLTANGNINTNQIDASSVSGIGGNVNLTTTQGNIATNFINATSGNAQGGEITLTGNENSIVGNVQTTNNSILINGATTFNNTPITVSSDASGGNITFNGTVDGNADVTVNAGTGNVTLNGSVGAITALSSFTSSASNTNVFSNIFTTANLQLNSPVNLTGSGAKTFDSTTGNITFGNTVDGASDLVVNAATGNVNLNDAVGEITPLSSFASNAINTNVASNIFTTGNLTFNSPVTLNILTKLGGNATFNAGTNQIILNSGLDAGSNNLTLTADEIDLLTPNSVTGSGNLILQPFIASQNIALGGNSDSGAGTLDLTKTDLAAIQDGFNSLTIGRKDSIGVIDVNAVTFNDPVTIQSAGSINVNGSITGNNAAITLNGPTVLKADITTTNNPAINFLSSVLLGENATLNFGSGNITFNSTVDGAKDLILAGPGNITFQGAVGGTSALNKLDITEATNTNVASNISTISNLILNKPVTLTGTGQKEFSSQVGAIAINSSLAAGNSDLILTANEIDLFTPNSVTGTGNITLRPFTASQNIILGDINDTNATNTLDLTNTDLAALADGFNSITIGRTDSSGVIDVNAVTFNDPVTIQSPTGSLNVNGSITGNDNASLIFNTNSITLNAGIITNNQLSGTANTVNIGANGLIQNGIDVAARSANVNLAAATYTQTQQIGINKSLTVTGAGANNTIVSGGGTTRVFDISGDGTNVTLDSLTITNGFSGSLVNGGGIQKTGSGTLNVINSTISNNRANSAGGILNQGVGTLNITNSTISNNTAGGGGVAGGIWNDGGTLNITNSTISGNNSLTNEAGGIWNKSGTTTLINSTIVGNTANLQGGGIWIQNGTVNLNNTDITGNTAQSGGGIYNSGTFTIADSTLSGNSATSEGGSIYNSGTATVSASILSNNSATNNGGGIFNSGTATVSDNKLSGNTAQSGGGIYNSGTAIVTESGIADNSATNNGGGIYNSGTATVRDSTIEGNSAPLGGGIANYDAFTVSNSNLLGNSATLGGGIFNFGNFTVSNSQLSENTALNNGNSIYNSGTATVSNTTLFSNSASLGSVIYNNNGPLSLKDNSSIIGSNTGLVVDGSSGLITLGNTTFSGQTGDYISLINGALAGQEIDATAVTFDGLTGATATLPQLFGIEDKITHTIDNSAVGFVRVNPNNVYVTPLSGNIQRGVNAATTGNMINIASGTYTQTQQIEINKSVTVAGAGTNNTIVSGGGTTRVFDIYGDGTNVTLDALRITDGNAGSNYGGGIQVGSGSVLNLSNSTIASNSANLGAGIFNGGTATVSNSTIEGNSAGQHGGGIFNDLTVRVSNSTIEGNSATDLGGGIYNSVGTATVSDSTIEGNSAGLGGGAIANFVTATVSNSTLADNSAPLGGGTIYNGSGSLILQDNSSITGGNTGLVVDVYGSSSSISLGNTTFSGQIGDYITLINGALSGQEIDATAVTFDGLTGATATLPQLFGIEDKITHTIDNSAVGFVRVNPNNVYVTPLSGNIQAGVNAATTGNTINIASGTYTEPTVNINKPVNLIFDGAGATINGNLTTAAGGTIGISGILTANGDDGINFSDSISLLNNFTLTSNDITFNGAVDGNSDLTLNASGNVNLNAVVGGTTALSSFTSNATNTNVASNISTTGNLQFNSPVELTGSDAKTFNSSDGDINFNNTVDGNSDLTLNATTGNVNLNAAVGETTALSSFTSDAVNANVASNINTTGNLQFNSPVILTGSDAKVFDSSDGDVNFNNTVDGNGDLTLNATTGNVNLNAAVGETTALSSFTSNAVNANVASNINTTGNLTFNSPVNLTGNSIFNAGTAKIVLNSGLTAGGNNLTLTADEIDLTASANSVTGSGNLVLQPFTPSQNITVGGESDGGVDTLNLTKIDLATLNDGFSSISIGSLDGSGAVNIDNYTFSDPVNFQSPFGSINFNGSITGSDNAAFTFDTDVTTFNAGITTNNQPLTFTKKVFLGTGADVIFNTGNSNISFENAIDGAGNLSLAAGTGNIIFGGNIGSTTPLSSLNITSAASTTIPGDMAIANGDIQINSPVIFTGSGAKEVNADSGAIAFADTLAAGDNNLQLTGNTIDVGGNITATGNGSIAFLANENVTTSNITTEAGDITVISENGAIATGDLNSNVDDDGDGGNTTLNADGDVITGDISSRTNAGDAGEIALTSTTGAIDTGNINSDTASGNGGAVTVMARDRINTGIINTSSLTGNGGAVKLDPDNDIVVKFINTQGGTSGIGGNVDIFTKRYFQATDTFTDSNGFNASISTFGALGSGEITINHGGDIFIVGDATTNGTAGVISTGLTNSILPTQSIVGNFTQGDIQIYSQVRQAVTLLPITNTPNQEETTEAETTVVDLPSLPTNNTSSVIADSEAINESEENNTQQFTVFLGLSTQETSIKTEDSQAILQKNQAATGVKTAIVYVNFAPEKYIPNSGNSINVVQDSDVLRLGIVTGNALPSYKSVTGATRGKVLATLREFRREISDPNKAGTTTYLASAQQLYQLLIAPREAELQQQGINNLMFVMDEGLRSLPVAALHDGKQFLIEKYSLALVPSFSLTNTTYQDIKGAPVLAMGAEKFTPEQQQTELHAVPLEIPTIVQKLKRGKYFLDQNFTLANLKAQRAATPYQIIHLATHADFPNKQSGGKNKSYIQLYDSKLQFNQISQMGWNNPQVELLVLSACKSAVGDEDAELGFAGLAVKSGVKSAMASLWYVSDPGTLGLMTEFYSNLSTARIKAEALQQAQLAMLQGKVRLEGNQFIGSQGSIPLTPEQAGYLQTNIQGSLKHPFYWAAFSIIGSPW